A window of the Streptomyces luomodiensis genome harbors these coding sequences:
- a CDS encoding I78 family peptidase inhibitor, whose product MGPVPNLPAEPDDDLDSYVGLDARTAEERARARGWTTVRSLPPGAIITMEYVRGRIDFEVDDGTVKRCWRG is encoded by the coding sequence ATGGGACCTGTACCGAACCTTCCGGCCGAACCCGACGACGATCTCGACAGCTATGTGGGTCTCGATGCCCGTACCGCCGAGGAGAGGGCGCGCGCCCGCGGCTGGACCACCGTACGGTCGCTTCCGCCGGGCGCGATCATCACGATGGAGTACGTGCGCGGGCGGATCGACTTCGAGGTGGACGACGGCACCGTGAAGCGCTGCTGGCGCGGCTGA
- the gvpO gene encoding gas vesicle protein GvpO: MTDTSDETPEKTAAGDLTPLALLRAAREQLVELTGLAPESVPRLERTDEGWVLEAEVVELARVPETMSLMALYEVSLDPDGILTGYRRLRRYERGRSDRA, encoded by the coding sequence ATGACTGACACATCCGATGAGACCCCCGAGAAGACGGCGGCCGGCGACCTGACCCCGCTGGCACTCCTGCGTGCCGCCCGTGAACAGCTCGTCGAGCTGACGGGCCTGGCCCCCGAGTCCGTGCCCCGCCTGGAGCGGACCGACGAGGGGTGGGTGCTGGAGGCCGAGGTGGTGGAGCTGGCCCGGGTGCCGGAGACGATGAGCCTGATGGCGCTGTACGAGGTGAGCCTCGACCCGGACGGCATCCTCACCGGATACCGCCGCCTCCGCCGCTATGAGCGCGGACGGAGCGACCGCGCCTGA